A stretch of DNA from Arachis hypogaea cultivar Tifrunner chromosome 19, arahy.Tifrunner.gnm2.J5K5, whole genome shotgun sequence:
AAACTAAATAGGAAAATGGATAAGTTCTATGTTGAACTATTGTCTGAGAGGAGGCACAAAATTCGATTACAAAAAATGTTATACAAGAGAAACAGAAACTCGTTACAATCTCTTTTGTTTCTAAATCTACATAGGAAGTGTTGCACCACAGaaacttatcttttcttcttctcagaATCGGTCTAAATGCTATCTAAAACTGTAAATATTTTCATAATGAAAGGTCCTCGTTGTATCTTCATCCCAAACCTGTGAAAACATCACTAACATACCCATAAAAGGGACTAAtacaccacaaaaaaaaaaaaaaaacaccacaaAGAGGTTATTTAATCTAGATCTGGATCTCATATCTAGATCTCTAGAAACAGAAAACAACAAGACGAACAAGCAACAAAGCAACAACAGAATAAACAgggagaaacaaaagaaaagggtTGCGAAGGGAAGAAGGGAAGGCAGGTGATAGCAAGAGAAGGGTAGTGGAGGGTTATGACCGgcagaaagagagaaaagagagaggtgATAAGAATGTGGCtggtgagagtgagagtgagacaCTCAGAAGGAAGATATGAAAGGTTTggaaggaagagaaaaaaaaaagggacagaaagaaaaaagggaagaggTTTCACAGGAAAGAGGAGTAGTAGAGGAGAGGAGGAGGGCCACCGCAGCCCAGGCTGAGACGGCGACGACGGCCCTCAGAAGGCTTCAAACCTGTTTCTTTTGCGTGTGAGAGAGAGCTAAGTTTTCAAACTTAAGTAAGTTTTGAGGGAACTTTTTATAGATAAactttcaattatttaaaaaaaaaactataaatttAATGACAACCCATATTTAATAtctgaataataaataaagaatatcATAACTAAAATCACAaagaattaatataaattttatcagtccaaaattcaagaaaattatattttctggTAATGTATAAGAGAGATATAGTTTGTaagaatattttttgttatttatatttggTCGAAAATAGTTATTTTCTATATAAGTAATTAGAAGCTAAGAGAGTTTAGTATATTAAGATCTGATGCATAAGAATTTTGTATTaacgtaaaattaaaaaaaaaatacacttaAAGAGTATAATATACGAAATCTAACTTGATAAGTATATTAGTAGTTTATATAGAGACAACAAAACTGTTATTCGAAGACTTCTTTCAAAGTTTAatacatttaaaataaattaaatcttagacaaaatttaataaaaatttgagagtttaaatcttaaaaaattaCTTCTTAAAGAGAAACTACAGTATTTAGACTATTTAcctattgtgttttttttttctttttctcctttaaaaaataaataaattaaataaacttaCCTATCAGGCTATCTACATGTATTGCCTTTAGTTAACGGTTGTGAGTTGGCAATTTATTATAGGTATAGTAGGGTTCTTCACAGTACACCCCCTTCTTTTTATCAATTAGACAGCCCAAGTGCCCAACCAACCTATTTTTGGTTGAGACTTGAGAATTTGTCTATTTTTTATTGTCCGAATTAATGTAtaacttaattaataaatatttaaatttatttgtaaggaattttatataaataaattttttttaaaaatttcaaaaattattttagataataattaattatttataataaaaattgttaaaaatttatttgtttaatacATATATTAAACATGTGATTGAAAATATGAAGAAACTAATTTGTCGAACgataataattttcaaaaatttttagaatgataaaaaataattaaaaattaaaatattcaaactaAAATTtcttgaatattaatttaatatttactcGAACTTAATTTATAGGTTGGGTCCTCCTTGTGCTATAATAAGTCCATACATAGAGATTCATAAATTTTAGgataaaatatacaattaaactaAATCTAACTTAATATTACACaatttatctaaataaaaaattgttatatgaatctttttaattatttctatatGTAAATCGAATTAGTCAGAGTAAATTAGTTCTTTATATAAATcgaaatatactaatttaatttatacttatatactatcctaataaatttaatcaATCTATTTCGATTTATacatacataataaaaatttaataaatctaATCAACCTATTTCAATTTATACAAGCGCGTGAGCCCATAATAAATCTACACATACCGTTTCGATTTAGTATTAAGACACAATGTTAATGTTAGACCTGAATTATTAATCCCCTTCGATTTTATTTGGGATTCTAATTTCTCTTCAGCTTAGATAGAGTCCATTAATTAGCATAATAACAATTGTCCCTAGCCTTACAttgcttatttaatttaatagaaaatatttggtaactaaagaaaatcagccaaaaacagctataatttaccttatttagcattcattaattgttgcgacaattaattaatgctaaataaagaaggttttgcctatttttttttttggtctaccTAACATTATccttaatgataatgataataaatggttaaaaatttgacaaaaagCATGAAGGTGGAGGGTTATGCAAAAATAATAACAACTGTATTTAATATaatgaattctaaaatttaaaaaatcatattaaatataaatataaaataaatttataaatttattaatatataaaattatattataattttttaattttgataaatacaaattaatttaaaaaactctttaaatattttagaaaaatattttttacttttaaaaaatacaaatacaagcatatgattattctaatataataaatacaaaataaaatatttataaatttatgcattttattttaatatttgtggtaatatttaaataaatattcaaaaaaatatttatttaaatattgtcacaaatattaaaataataattttttgtgtattttttaaatatttatttaaatattgtctcaaatattaaaataaaatgtatatatttataaatattgcCACAAATAAAACAGGTTGATTATATTTATTAGGTTTTTATGCATGTATGCATAAATCAAAACAGGTTGATTAGATTTACTAAGATAATATACATGCATGCATAAATTGAACCAATGTGTTTTGATTTATAAAGAGAGCTAAATCTAGTATGACTTATTCGATTTACATATAGAGGTATTGGGGGGATccatataacttttttttatttgagtgaattgtgtaatattgagttggatttttaattgtgTAATATTATCTACTGACTATCAACAGTGAGTTCAACagtaataataaatatttgactAAGAAAATACATTGTTATCTTTTTCTTATGGAGTAACTAGGTTGgattttttcatttataaaataaaaaaaatatttatttcctcTAAAACAAGTTTCCAACTTTATTTTCGAatatacgattttttttttggattaataGCAAGTTCGCTGCCCCCTCCCCCGGGCGAACTCTATGATGAAATCAGAAATAAAAGCAGGCCTATTGGAAATCAAGCAGCCACAACTTCTCTAATTACTTTCTTCCTCACTAACACGTTATCGCTACGATGTCAGGAAATCCATTGTTATCCATTCATTATGATGGTAAAATAGTGTATGATGAAGAAGGTTCAATTGTCTTTAGATCGGGCCAGCCGATAATTACGTTTATGACACCGGAGGTCAACAGTTTAACAGCtttgaagaatttgatattgcATGCCTTGAACAGTAGGAATCTAAAAGGGTGAAAAATATTTACTACAGATATCCGACCGAGTTAGATGGCAATTTGTTTTATAAAAGGTATATTATAGTTGTGTTGTCTTTGTCTGTGTTACTAGTATATTTATCAGATCATCGTTGTGAGCGATATTTCTATTGTTTTGAATTAGGTACCGGTTGCGCGATGACGAGGACGTACGACTTATAAGGTCGTGGCACAATCAATGGGCCAATATTCATCTGTTGGAGTTATACGTGTTTCTTGTTGACTTTAGTGGCGGAGGATCATCTGCAGATACTGTCGACAATAGTCCGACGAGTGGCGTTGTTAGACGAACTATCAGAGGGACGATGGTAGATCTAAATATGCCACCTGAGGGTAGTCAGGAAGGGTCTAATATTGAAGTTTGTAACGTTGACTTAATGGATGACAGTCTTGAAAGTCATGACGGTTCTGCTATCAGGGATCCGATGATGGAGCAGTATGAAGTCAACCCCGATGATGGAGACGATGCTGATgaagaaccacccaaaatccCTGATGATGGTGACGAGGAAGAGGAGATGAACTACTACGGTGACACACAGATTGCTCTGACACAGCCTGCTATTTCTCAACCATATGACCGGCCGAATTATTTCACTAAGTTAAATCTCGATGCAATGACTTCGGATTGGTCGTTTATCTAAGGGGGTCCTGAAGAAGACCCAAGCAATGAGTTTGATGTTGGACAACAATTTGGGAACAAGGAAGAAGTCATGTTGGCAGTTAAGCAGTACAACATCAGGAGTGCTGTGTAGTACAAAATAGTAGAGAGTGACCATTGGAGGTACAATGCAAGATGTATCCAATTCGGATCCGGTTGTAATTGGAGCATACTTATATCATATCGCTGAAAGTAAGAAAAGTGGGAGGTTAGGAAATACACTGGTCCTCATACTTGCATGCAAACTTTGATGGGGAAAGATCATCGTGGGTTGGATTCGAAAGTGATTGCACAACACATTTTCATGATGGTCAAGGTCGATCCAACAATCAGCATCAAGGTTCTACAAGGAGGTGTAGAGAATTATTTTGGTTACAAGGCGTCGTACAAAAAGGTTTGGCTTGCAAAACAGAGTTATCGCTAGAATCTATGGCGATTGGGAAGAGTCATACAACGAGCTTCCTCGTTGGTTATTCGCTATGCAGATGTACTTGCCAGGTAAGATTTATTTCCGGTTTATTTATTCGCTATTAAATAATTCAACCGCGTACAAAAAGCCGACTAATGTATGTCCATTTAGGTACTTGGGTGCAACTAGTGACACAGTCATGGCCTGCCTCGACCGACACTGTGATGTTTCATCGGATCTTTTGGACGTTTCCACCGTATGTTGAGGccttcaagcattgcaagccacTTATCTCTATTGATGGGTGGGAAATACGGTGGAACTTTGCTGATGGCCATAGCGCAAGACGGCAATGCAAACATCCTACCCATTGCATTCGCAGTTGTTGAAGGTGAGACAAAGGAGGCGTGGTCGTTCTTTCTTTCGTACTTATGGGAGCATGTTACACCACAACCAGGGGTGTTAGTGATTTTAGACAGACACAAGTCTATTGATGGAGCACTGAATGCCGAAGGGAGTTTATGAAAACCACTTCAtgccttccaagcattttgtatAAGACACATTGCAGCCAACTTCATGACCCACTTTAGGAACAAATAATTGAAGAAGGTTCTTATTAATGCAGTGTACTCGAAGTCGCATCGTGAGTTCGCTCATTATTATGTCTGTCTTAGGGGCGAAAACATAGCTATTACAAACTGGCTTGAAGAAATGCCACGGTCACAGTAGGCACAACATGCTGATGAGGGACATCGATTTGGTCATATGATGACCAATATCTCTGAGTGCATTAATGCTGTCATGAAGGGTCCCCGGAATTTGCCAATCATGGCCCTTGTTAAGTCAACTTATTTTCGTTTGGGTGAACTTTTTGCAAGGAAGGGTTCCGAGGCACTGGCACAACTTCAGGTCGGTGCTAAATTCTCACAGACATTGATGAAGGCCATAGACGATGGTCGGCTCGAGCATCCCATATCTCATGCCAGCCACCAAGTAAATGCGGGAACCACTCGCCGCGACCAGAATCTCCCATCAAGCCTGTGCATGTCGTCAATGTTTAATGGCCTAGTGAAAATGTGCTGCAGGCCACCGAACTGACGTACTACCCGGTCCACCTGATGCCACTCGACGATAGCGAAGCACAGCAGTGGACAGACAACCGCCGCCGAGGCATCCGCCTCTGCTATCACCGGTGGAACAAGCCCAACCAGCTGTGGGTCCGCATATGGAGTCCACTCAACCTGTTCACAGAACACAGATGCACGATGAAATTCAGATAATCATATGCAATACCATCAACAGTTAACTAAACATTAATATCTTAAAATTAAACATCAATAATTTACATTCAGCATCCCAATCCTATTCAGCGTCCGCCTGTACTGCCTCATCCTGCTCTCGCCTATGGCATTGTCCGGCCGATACTGAACCTACCTACACAACCAACAACCATAATATTTTAGcctttattattaataaacaacTTAATAATGAGTTGAATAACTTTGGTAAGTGTTTATAATACCTCTCGACCAGGGGAGAGTGACGAGCATCAAACCCATCGGGCCATACTAACGGAATACGGTGGTAGGCCCAAGAAAGCATCAAGCTGACGCATCCTCCCAAGTTGCGCTGCCCATGCTCCATGGCCCGGCACATCTGTCGGTACAGCCATGCTAGCACAGCTGAACCCCACGACAACCGGCCACATGCATCAAGGTCTTCTAGTAGGGGAAGCCACCTGATATGCACCCGAGAGTCGGATGCATCGGGAAAGAGGATACCGCCTATCAACTGCATGATGTATCCTCTCGCATACCTCATCAGCTGCTCCTCTGTGGCATCCTGCTCTAGCTCTCCACAAACCATGTTGTGGAACCAAGTGAGCTTGACAGTCCACTTCGTCTGTGACTGTCTGCCCTTTGGGTCAGGAACAACACCCAGTATCTGCTCACATAACTCCTCAATGGTCCGTCCTTGGTGGTGCTGCTCCCACCCACATATGCATCCACTCACAGGATCACCATCAATCTTGAGTCCCAACTGATATGCCACATCCTACAGGGTGATAATCATCTCCCCACACGGTAAATGAAATGTATGGGACTCAGGCCGCCACCTCTCTATCAACGTCGAGGCAAGCGATCAATCATGCTCGAACTCGACCATGTATGCGACGTACTCAAATCTGGCTTGTCTCAGATATGGTCTAATCTGCTCCGACGGCTGTGTCATCAAGTTCCGTCTGGTGCGCAAGATCCGAGGCGCCtaccaaatgaaaaaaaaattaataaaaagggtAATCATGAATAAATACAATAACAAGTTCACTTTTTCttcattacaataaaataaaaaaaaaaggttaaaaaatcATACCACTCGATCAAGCATCCCTGCGATGTGCTCAGCCTGATCCAATCTATACATCTCATGCTCATAACCCAATAACTGCTGCTCCATCGAAACACAATCTAGTAAAATGAAATTACATActagattattaaaaaataaactaaataaaaaatggcTATAAACCTACTAATTTTAAGCATATCCTATTTAACTGATGTCGTCATGTAAGTAATTAATTTATAACTCACTCAACCCTAAATTTTATTGCTCACATAATTACCTTCTAATTCACAACGCAATGTTATACCTCTaactaaattatctaataatataCTTTCTTATATTCTTTAATATGTTGATAAACAGCCACTATACGAAAAAACGGTGACATAAAATAATATACCTAATATAACAACACTAAAAAGTAcgtttaactaactaactaacatgtaaacaaTAAATCTGTTATTCTAACTAACAAACAATTTATACCTAACAAATTTATCTAACATGTAAACAGTAAACCaagttaacataaaaaaaatagacTATTATTTACTAACCCGGAACTGAGACAATCGTCCACATTGAACTTCACGGATGTCGAAAAGGCAGAAACAAGTAACAGAGAAAATTTGGAGGAGAGAATAGAGGAAGAAAGCGACAAGCCAAAATGGTCCCACCAGTATATATAGTCTGGTGAACTCTTCATAGAGTTCACCGGGGGCGGCAAACTTGCTGTTAAtcccaaaaaaaaattgtatattcgAAAATAAAGCTAAAAACTAGTTTTGgaggaaataaatattttttttattttataaatgaaaaaaatccTAACTAGGTTGGTTTCAACTAATCcacattaaaattttttgaataattatccaaattaatcttaaagtttttaaaattaaacattttagtttttttttttaattttaaaatacataaatagtctctagtatttttttattagataataCAGTCATTTTCTATTAGTCACTAATAATGACGACTGGTATATATGAAACATTAGCTCGCACACGTAGTTATTAAGTATTCACATGTATAAATTAGACAATTCAATCCCCAGaatgaaatataaaataatttttaaaaaatttaaaaatttttaaagcaatctccaaaaaattttaaaaattccaaaacagTTTATTCgaatatttttaatctttttcaaaaatcaacgtcttataatatatttattaatcagaaaaataaaatattattaaaaaatataataaataaaaaatacaaaaaataataaaatatatactaaaaagataattttatttattaatattaaaatattataaaaataatattatttaatcattaataCATAATATTTACATCGAGGTAATATAAaaactatatataataataacaactaaatttAAGAAGTTAATAAATTATGAAGGTCATTATTTATATACCTAAACTCCTAAAATATTGACactaaataaatttagaaaaatattttcaagtgaaaaaaatttattttttttggtataaTTGCTAACTAGCACAAATAGCTTTAACTGCAAGTCTATTTTGTGCAACATTACAAcaactgaatttttaaattttctgaGAAAGATGAACAGAACACTTGAATTTACCAAGATATTTTATCTTGAAGTATTGCAAAGTATTAGGAGCTTTACATTGAAATTTTGTAAATCATCTACATTGATCTTGAGGTTGAACAAAACTTACAAATTTAACTTTATAGATGACTTGGTTTACATTGCATGCAAGTTCCAATAAAATATTATATCTTCATAAATATTTgcacaaataatttttattgtttatgtgaaaaattttatgttaaatgaGAGTTCTTCTATTTTTTCAAACAACAATAACTCATTTTCTTCGTCATCGTTAAAAAATGATCATAGAATATGATACCTatagattaaattaaatattgtatTGCCATAAATAAATATgagttcattatttattttaaattttttttgagaaaaaaatgtctttttaaaattaatttataatttattttaaaaatacgtagaaaatttttgtatataaataataaaatttaagataaatagacaaaaatattaaaaattaaaaattattaatttagaaatattatatgtaaataattcaattcaaggactattttaaaatttttttcaaatttttcaaagattattttatattttattttaaggaTTGATTTGTCTAAATTGTACACTTGAATACTTAATTTAATGctcatataatcatatatactaagttaatattttatattagcaGTCACTATTAAtgactaataaaaaaaagtatattatctaataaaaataaatagagattatttttgatattttatattttaaaatttaaaaattaaaatattcaatttaaaaattttgtaaactAATTTGGACAATAGTTAAATTTTTAACATTGAGGTCATCATAGAGGAATTTGTATTGTGAAGTGGGTCATCCAAATTActcaaataattttcaaacacGTGGATGTAATTTGACAAGATTCGTTATGACTTTATATAATGGGCCAATAttaaaacaaatttaattttaatatattgttagtataaaataattttatacgtgtatttaattatataacgttatatcaataaaaataatgatCTTTTATTTTGATCACATGAATGATCATTCAAAAGAACAAATatgattaaataattatataaaacattttatactattagtgtatcaaaattaaattctattaaaataaaaattttattttcatgtaCTATCATTCTgctaatgtaaaataattttacatatatatatacaattatataataccatatatacaaaaataactattttttacattaatcataatcatctaaaaaaacaaatataattacacaactttataaaattaatgcatcaaaattaaactttataaacaaaaaaatttcaagtaGCCAACTAACACAATTCACAAATATCCAATTTGCTTCAGTTCGGTGGAAGTAGATTCGCAATTGGACCCACAACGAATAGAATCAGAGTGTTGTCAATTCTATTTGTTTAATCCACattcttaaaatataatataaatattcataaaatatatacatataatgagtaaatgaaaatttaaacttaaatttttattttttatacaaatgattaatattatcaaactaaaaattcaatttattaattatatataaataatatttaatattataaaattaaaagaattaaatattatgtttaagtgaaaatattttttttagtagttTAAAGAGTCAGGTTGAGAAATTAGGGTGCAAACAAAATTTAGATTGTGAAgtttaaatttatgaataaaattaagatagaacttaaactttatcttatttaaatttatagtTGTATATACATCTCAGTAAAATAATATTACAGAACGAATAAATAGAACTGTTCTAATAAAAGAATTCGATTGTAGGATTAGCTGagtctttttttaaagaaacaGTTAAAATAGCTTGTTACGTGATTAATAGTTGCTATTAAATAAGTGAAGga
This window harbors:
- the LOC112778905 gene encoding protein MAIN-LIKE 1-like → MEQQLLGYEHEMYRLDQAEHIAGMLDRVAPRILRTRRNLMTQPSEQIRPYLRQARFEYVAYMDVAYQLGLKIDGDPVSGCICGWEQHHQGRTIEELCEQILGVVPDPKGRQSQTKWTVKLTWFHNMVCGELEQDATEEQLMRYARGYIMQLIGGILFPDASDSRVHIRWLPLLEDLDACGRLSWGSAVLAWLYRQMCRAMEHGQRNLGGCVSLMLSWAYHRIPLVWPDGFDARHSPLVQYRPDNAIGESRMRQYRRTLNRIGMLNVEWTPYADPQLVGLVPPVIAEADASAAVVCPLLCFAIVEWHQVDRVVRQFGGLQHIFTRPLNIDDMHRLDGRFWSRRVVPAFTWWLA